Proteins encoded within one genomic window of Prosthecobacter fusiformis:
- a CDS encoding sialidase family protein: MKTFLSACFFIQLLLSSSIWAQAPKTQQSLVFHREDSFAGWPANEGLWNWGDEILVGFNVAKFEERGHLHSFSGRQRIAFARSLDGGITWALENHDHVVPPAMLGQPESSLVAPGGVDFTHPDFAMKLRGRFFYTSINRGRQWQGPFKIPSFGQSMDARTSYIVTGKSSCLFFIPCTVSDGRGSRIRSCSVETLDGGKTFHFLSWIGPDPLDETIGEVIPNGDDVSSTMPSVIRLENGHLICALRHRIKSRKWSSIQQSSDNGHSWQPLSILEKGATNPVTLLSLDGGKVAAIYGNRRKVPCSISAKISEDAGATWSEEITLREAGRKWDLGYTRAALRDDGRVTVIYYYSTQERPQQHIEATLWQP, translated from the coding sequence ATGAAGACCTTTCTGTCCGCCTGTTTTTTCATCCAGCTTCTGCTCTCCAGCAGCATATGGGCTCAAGCACCGAAAACTCAACAGTCGCTTGTGTTTCATCGCGAGGACAGCTTCGCGGGATGGCCTGCCAATGAAGGTCTGTGGAACTGGGGAGATGAAATCCTGGTCGGATTCAATGTGGCTAAATTTGAAGAACGTGGCCACTTGCACAGCTTCAGTGGCCGCCAGCGCATTGCCTTTGCCAGGAGCCTGGATGGCGGCATCACCTGGGCCTTGGAAAATCATGATCACGTCGTGCCCCCAGCCATGTTGGGACAACCAGAGAGTAGCCTCGTCGCCCCTGGTGGAGTGGATTTCACGCATCCTGACTTCGCTATGAAACTGCGCGGTCGCTTTTTCTATACTTCCATCAATCGTGGTCGCCAGTGGCAAGGGCCTTTCAAAATCCCCAGCTTTGGCCAGTCCATGGACGCACGCACCAGCTATATAGTCACTGGCAAAAGCTCCTGCCTATTTTTTATTCCCTGCACGGTTAGCGACGGCCGTGGTTCACGCATTCGCTCCTGTTCAGTGGAGACATTGGACGGCGGCAAAACCTTCCATTTCCTCTCATGGATCGGTCCCGACCCCCTCGATGAAACCATCGGTGAAGTTATTCCAAATGGCGACGATGTCAGCTCCACCATGCCCTCCGTCATCCGATTGGAAAATGGCCATCTCATCTGCGCCTTGCGTCACCGCATCAAGAGCCGCAAGTGGAGCAGCATCCAGCAGTCCTCGGACAATGGACATTCCTGGCAGCCCCTCAGCATCCTCGAAAAAGGTGCCACCAATCCAGTGACCTTGCTCAGCCTGGATGGCGGAAAAGTGGCCGCCATCTATGGCAACCGTCGCAAGGTCCCCTGCAGCATCTCCGCTAAGATCAGTGAAGACGCTGGTGCCACCTGGAGTGAAGAAATCACTCTGCGTGAAGCCGGTCGCAAATGGGATCTCGGTTACACTCGTGCCGCCTTGAGAGACGATGGCCGCGTCACGGTCATCTATTACTATTCGACTCAGGAAAGACCGCAGCAGCACATTGAAGCCACCCTTTGGCAACCGTGA
- a CDS encoding sodium:solute symporter family transporter has product MNLHWVDLLVIIAYFAVTLTVGLWFTRKSRSTDRYYLGGRNFPGWAVGLSFIGGTISSMTFIGYPADSFKTSWVRLLPNLAFPFVALLAAWVFIPFFRQGKVTSAYQYLHLRFGAPVAAYAACVYMAAQIVRMATITYLLAVLLASLSGLAVPWCIVLAAGLTGLYATIGGFEAVIWTEVLQTVVLILGALVCVVVVLNAVPGGFGEVWSQAMNAGKISFDELNVTTGTLEPLRSGWALSEKTMWMLMLVGASQYIAGQLDQDTVQRWCSAKSVKEARKSMVVLGLGALPVWTTFMFLGTCLWVYYQQHPDAASAAILAGSRKSEDILPHFILTALPVGMAGLVVSAALAAGMSSLGCCVSAASMVWVNDIQRKYLVRGRSDGHYLRSGKIASAAFTLLMMGGAVLFHLADTKTIMDASITMTALFGGGISGAFLFGMFTRAGDHRAVLVGIASTVAFTGYALLMQFKILPRSFDPYYTSILANGVMLTSCALAAKALPAANRDLSHLTIWDRPMENPNDKEPS; this is encoded by the coding sequence ATGAACCTCCACTGGGTAGATCTGCTGGTCATCATCGCTTACTTCGCGGTGACATTGACCGTGGGCCTGTGGTTCACCCGGAAGAGTCGCAGCACGGACCGCTATTATTTGGGGGGACGTAACTTTCCGGGCTGGGCTGTTGGTCTCAGCTTTATCGGCGGCACCATCAGTTCAATGACGTTCATCGGATATCCGGCGGACAGCTTTAAAACATCTTGGGTGCGGTTGCTGCCCAATCTCGCTTTCCCATTCGTCGCACTGCTGGCCGCATGGGTATTCATCCCCTTTTTCCGCCAGGGAAAAGTGACATCCGCTTATCAGTATTTACACCTTCGGTTTGGCGCACCGGTGGCTGCCTATGCCGCGTGTGTTTACATGGCAGCGCAGATTGTGCGAATGGCCACCATCACCTATTTACTGGCAGTGTTACTTGCCAGTCTCTCAGGTCTTGCCGTCCCCTGGTGCATCGTGTTGGCTGCCGGTCTAACCGGTCTGTATGCCACGATAGGTGGCTTCGAGGCTGTGATCTGGACGGAGGTTTTGCAAACCGTAGTCCTCATTCTCGGCGCGTTGGTATGCGTGGTGGTTGTTCTAAATGCTGTGCCTGGTGGATTCGGTGAGGTGTGGTCCCAGGCCATGAATGCGGGCAAAATTTCATTCGATGAACTGAATGTCACTACAGGTACTCTAGAGCCGCTGCGCAGCGGCTGGGCCTTATCAGAGAAAACGATGTGGATGCTTATGTTGGTAGGCGCATCCCAGTACATCGCCGGGCAGTTGGATCAGGATACGGTGCAGCGTTGGTGTTCGGCGAAGTCCGTCAAGGAGGCCCGAAAATCCATGGTGGTACTTGGTCTGGGGGCCTTGCCTGTCTGGACCACTTTCATGTTCCTCGGCACCTGTCTTTGGGTATATTACCAGCAACATCCAGATGCTGCCTCTGCGGCCATCCTTGCCGGATCACGCAAGTCCGAAGACATTCTGCCGCATTTTATTCTCACCGCTTTGCCAGTCGGTATGGCAGGTCTGGTGGTGTCCGCCGCGCTTGCCGCAGGCATGTCCAGCCTCGGCTGCTGCGTCAGTGCCGCCAGCATGGTCTGGGTGAATGACATCCAGCGCAAATATTTGGTTAGGGGACGCAGCGATGGTCATTATTTACGCTCCGGGAAAATCGCCTCTGCCGCATTCACCCTGCTCATGATGGGCGGTGCGGTTCTGTTTCATCTGGCGGATACGAAGACCATCATGGATGCTTCCATAACCATGACAGCCCTGTTCGGGGGCGGTATCTCGGGGGCCTTTCTCTTTGGCATGTTCACCCGTGCCGGAGATCATCGCGCCGTGTTGGTCGGCATCGCCTCAACAGTTGCCTTCACAGGATATGCGCTCCTGATGCAGTTTAAGATCCTGCCTCGCTCCTTTGATCCTTATTATACTTCCATCTTGGCCAACGGGGTGATGCTCACTTCCTGCGCCCTCGCCGCCAAAGCTCTGCCTGCCGCGAACCGAGACCTCAGCCATCTCACCATCTGGGATCGCCCAATGGAAAATCCCAACGACAAAGAGCCTTCATGA
- a CDS encoding FAD-dependent oxidoreductase, whose product MTPPSSHYDVIVSGGGPAGVAAALSAARRGARTLLVERYGFCGGMATAGLVNPWAGHAWHDHVDEQGGRRASLTGGIFKEVALRLQQGGGYGSALSDSAFDEELLKRVYDALLMEAGVIVRYHSYITGVQLEGRRLLSISLASKGGSESFSANNFIDASGDADLAALAGCGFTIGRPEDGLTQAMTVSFRMANVDKSAMLATGSLRKARALIEPYFQKALAAGDLHYPYRNFIHFYDYPRPGVLHFNMTRINHVSGLSAEDLSAAEMEGRRQAYVMSDWLCKAVPCFSEAYLEKIACQVGVRETRHIHGLHTMTQEDIVQARKFPDGIARSRYFIDIHNPAGAKDVHQQEGAKGQVKAEYGPPKDDYYEVPFRSLVPVDCPNLLVACRALSATHEAAAAVRVMATMHGIGEAAGIAVAEATLRHCAVSEIPGEWVRDQIPYMAEGPDFGPPWNGSSSA is encoded by the coding sequence ATGACACCACCCTCTTCCCATTATGATGTGATCGTCTCCGGCGGCGGACCCGCAGGCGTGGCCGCTGCCTTGTCAGCGGCACGGCGCGGGGCTAGGACACTGCTGGTGGAGCGCTACGGCTTTTGCGGTGGCATGGCCACGGCCGGTCTGGTGAATCCATGGGCCGGTCACGCCTGGCATGACCATGTGGATGAGCAAGGAGGCAGGCGGGCCTCATTGACTGGCGGCATCTTTAAAGAAGTCGCGCTCAGGTTGCAGCAGGGCGGGGGATATGGCTCAGCACTTTCGGATTCAGCCTTTGATGAGGAGCTTCTCAAAAGAGTGTATGACGCCCTGTTGATGGAGGCTGGCGTGATCGTTCGTTATCACTCTTACATTACAGGTGTGCAACTTGAAGGACGACGTTTGCTATCCATCAGTCTTGCTTCCAAAGGCGGCAGCGAAAGCTTCTCCGCGAATAATTTTATCGATGCCTCGGGTGATGCGGATCTGGCCGCCCTGGCCGGGTGTGGTTTTACCATAGGCCGTCCTGAGGATGGCCTCACCCAGGCCATGACCGTGAGCTTTCGCATGGCCAATGTGGACAAGAGCGCCATGCTGGCCACTGGCAGCCTGCGCAAGGCCCGCGCTTTGATAGAACCTTATTTTCAAAAGGCCCTTGCCGCCGGGGATCTGCACTATCCTTACCGGAACTTCATCCACTTCTACGACTACCCTAGGCCGGGCGTGCTTCATTTTAACATGACCCGCATCAATCATGTGTCCGGACTGAGTGCTGAAGATCTCTCTGCTGCGGAGATGGAAGGCCGCCGCCAAGCCTATGTGATGTCGGATTGGTTGTGCAAAGCGGTGCCCTGTTTCTCCGAGGCTTATCTTGAAAAAATCGCCTGCCAGGTCGGCGTTCGCGAGACCCGGCATATCCACGGTCTGCACACCATGACACAGGAAGACATTGTCCAGGCGCGCAAGTTCCCGGATGGCATCGCCCGTTCACGTTATTTTATCGACATTCATAATCCGGCAGGTGCCAAGGACGTGCATCAGCAGGAAGGTGCCAAAGGCCAGGTGAAAGCCGAGTATGGTCCCCCCAAGGATGACTATTACGAAGTCCCTTTCCGCAGTCTGGTCCCTGTGGATTGCCCAAATCTTCTCGTCGCCTGCCGTGCCCTTTCAGCCACCCATGAAGCCGCAGCAGCAGTGCGGGTGATGGCCACCATGCATGGCATTGGTGAGGCTGCAGGCATCGCTGTTGCTGAGGCGACATTGCGTCATTGTGCCGTATCCGAAATTCCTGGGGAATGGGTGCGGGATCAAATCCCGTATATGGCAGAAGGTCCAGATTTCGGCCCACCTTGGAATGGATCATCTTCGGCCTAA
- a CDS encoding LacI family DNA-binding transcriptional regulator, which translates to MKNRISQRDLALMAGVSPMTVSLALRGHSSIPEATRVKIRKLAEKHRYRPDPALAALNAYRIQGRTRQFQGTLSWLTTFSTADGWRGMIHAEGYFHGAEVRANELGYQLEPFWLNEPGLSPKRAAQILLARGIQGIIIAPLPVTHGEIKFDWKPFSSVALGYSLRQPQMHVVMNHQSRNMKQTVHRLHALGYQRIGLALPSANNARVDQNYLSGYLIAQRETGGESLEPLLADVFDAPTFQSWLDLERPDSVIVSPAWINQVTEWLANVGLKVPKHIGLAAASIPDMPNAVSGMDEDPALIGRMAVDAVVGMIQRQECGVPARPWSLLAEGVWSPGKTVRRIKLTEMT; encoded by the coding sequence ATGAAAAACCGTATCTCTCAGCGTGATCTGGCACTGATGGCCGGAGTATCTCCGATGACGGTGTCCCTGGCTTTACGGGGGCATTCCTCCATTCCCGAAGCCACCCGCGTGAAGATTCGCAAGCTGGCGGAAAAGCATCGCTACCGGCCCGACCCTGCGCTGGCGGCTCTGAATGCCTACCGTATTCAGGGGCGTACGCGGCAGTTTCAGGGAACACTGAGCTGGCTGACGACCTTCTCCACAGCGGATGGATGGCGAGGCATGATTCACGCAGAAGGTTATTTCCATGGAGCCGAAGTGAGGGCCAATGAGCTTGGCTATCAACTGGAGCCGTTCTGGCTAAATGAGCCAGGGCTTAGCCCGAAACGGGCCGCCCAAATCCTGCTGGCCCGTGGCATTCAGGGAATCATCATCGCGCCTTTGCCCGTGACGCACGGTGAAATCAAGTTCGACTGGAAACCTTTCTCCTCGGTGGCTTTGGGCTATTCTTTGCGGCAGCCACAAATGCATGTGGTGATGAATCATCAGTCTCGAAATATGAAGCAGACAGTGCATCGTTTGCATGCCCTGGGTTACCAGAGAATCGGCCTGGCACTGCCCTCAGCCAACAATGCACGGGTGGACCAGAACTACCTCAGTGGCTACCTCATCGCCCAGCGTGAAACCGGGGGAGAAAGCCTGGAGCCGCTGCTGGCGGATGTCTTTGATGCCCCCACATTTCAATCTTGGTTAGACCTTGAACGCCCCGACAGTGTGATCGTTTCACCGGCCTGGATCAACCAAGTTACGGAGTGGCTGGCCAATGTCGGCCTGAAGGTGCCGAAGCATATCGGTCTGGCCGCTGCCTCCATTCCTGACATGCCGAATGCCGTCAGCGGCATGGACGAAGATCCGGCCCTCATCGGACGTATGGCCGTGGATGCCGTGGTGGGGATGATTCAACGCCAGGAATGTGGGGTGCCAGCACGCCCCTGGAGCTTACTGGCGGAGGGAGTGTGGTCACCAGGGAAAACTGTGCGCCGCATCAAGCTCACTGAGATGACATAA
- a CDS encoding sugar phosphate isomerase/epimerase family protein, which produces MPKLAAFPKAFMQALCKDGTMTVSEWISLASKLDIQGLEWYAGFLEMADESNWSRLRQEVEDTGKVIPMMCCSPDFTHPDKAFREKEIAKQKRWIEMTHTLGGSYCRVLSGQRRPELSVDEGVKFAAECIHSCLPYAQERGITLILENHYKDDFWDYPEFAQKMEVFCQLVAAVEHPNFGVNYDPSNTYLAGEDPIELLKRVSHRVVTMHASDRYLAEGTIEDLRKEEGGAQGYAKRLRHGEIGKGLNDYDAIFTELKSKGFDGWISIEDGVDGMDQLARSVDFLKRKIAQHWPA; this is translated from the coding sequence ATGCCTAAGCTCGCTGCCTTTCCCAAAGCCTTCATGCAGGCGCTCTGCAAAGATGGAACAATGACCGTGTCCGAATGGATCAGCCTCGCCTCGAAGCTCGATATTCAAGGGCTGGAATGGTATGCTGGATTCCTTGAGATGGCAGACGAGTCTAACTGGTCGCGTTTACGCCAAGAAGTGGAGGATACAGGCAAGGTCATCCCGATGATGTGCTGCTCCCCGGACTTCACGCATCCTGATAAAGCTTTCCGTGAAAAGGAGATCGCAAAGCAGAAGCGCTGGATTGAGATGACCCACACGCTGGGCGGCAGTTATTGCCGGGTGCTTAGCGGTCAGCGCCGGCCTGAGCTGAGCGTGGATGAAGGCGTGAAATTCGCGGCGGAGTGTATTCATTCCTGCCTGCCGTATGCGCAGGAGCGCGGCATCACGCTCATCCTGGAAAATCATTACAAGGACGACTTTTGGGATTACCCGGAGTTCGCTCAAAAGATGGAAGTCTTTTGCCAGCTTGTGGCTGCTGTGGAGCATCCAAACTTCGGAGTTAATTATGATCCTAGTAACACGTATTTGGCCGGTGAAGATCCCATTGAGCTATTGAAGCGCGTTTCCCACCGTGTGGTCACCATGCATGCCAGCGACCGCTATCTCGCGGAAGGTACCATTGAGGATCTGCGCAAGGAGGAGGGCGGGGCTCAGGGATACGCCAAACGCCTCCGGCATGGAGAAATTGGCAAAGGACTCAATGACTATGACGCCATTTTTACCGAACTCAAAAGCAAGGGGTTCGATGGCTGGATCAGCATTGAGGATGGAGTCGATGGAATGGATCAACTGGCGCGTAGCGTGGACTTTTTAAAAAGGAAGATCGCACAGCATTGGCCTGCATAA
- a CDS encoding SDR family oxidoreductase — protein sequence MRLENKVILITGSATGIGKAIAKRCVAEGARVVVHGLEVDLAAAVVAELGAANAVSHIEDLTSEGCPQRLVDLAIKTFGRLDAIVNNAAMVTQGNIHNTDAAYFMKMISVNTLAPFLLIQAALEELSKTRGSVLNIGSVNAWSGEPDLLPYSISKGALMTMTRNLGDTLMRENGVRVNQINPGWVLTENEARRKREHGLREDWYADLPKMYAPSGRILWPEEIAAAAVYWLADESGPVSGQVMDLEQHPFMGRNPPKDSSTIPSK from the coding sequence ATGCGCCTCGAAAACAAAGTCATCCTCATCACTGGCAGCGCCACAGGCATTGGCAAAGCCATTGCCAAACGTTGTGTCGCAGAAGGTGCACGAGTCGTCGTGCATGGCCTGGAGGTGGATTTGGCGGCAGCGGTGGTGGCTGAGCTGGGGGCGGCCAATGCGGTGTCACACATCGAAGACCTAACAAGTGAAGGTTGTCCTCAACGCCTCGTGGATCTCGCGATCAAAACGTTCGGGAGGCTGGATGCCATTGTCAACAACGCGGCCATGGTGACCCAGGGCAACATCCACAACACGGATGCCGCCTATTTCATGAAGATGATTTCCGTGAATACGTTGGCCCCGTTTCTACTCATCCAGGCCGCGCTGGAAGAGCTGTCAAAAACGCGTGGCAGCGTACTAAACATTGGCAGTGTCAATGCCTGGAGCGGCGAGCCGGATCTCCTTCCCTATAGCATCTCTAAAGGCGCACTGATGACCATGACGCGTAACCTGGGCGATACCCTCATGCGGGAAAATGGCGTGCGTGTGAACCAGATCAATCCCGGCTGGGTGCTCACAGAAAACGAGGCCAGGCGCAAACGCGAGCATGGTCTGCGCGAGGACTGGTATGCAGACCTTCCAAAGATGTATGCTCCCTCTGGGCGCATCCTCTGGCCGGAGGAGATCGCCGCCGCCGCAGTCTATTGGCTGGCGGATGAAAGCGGTCCTGTCAGTGGTCAAGTGATGGACCTTGAGCAGCACCCCTTCATGGGGCGCAATCCGCCCAAGGACAGCTCCACCATCCCCTCCAAGTAA
- a CDS encoding FAD-binding oxidoreductase: MASLADDLISLIGASRVSSTAEDLATHSTDKWFASNPPEVVVHAESTEDVSKVLKYANDHGIPVTPQGSRVGYVGGCVPLRGGIALSLARMNRIVEINIADGVAVVEPGVITGELQAAVRELGWFYPPDPASLKECSLGGNIATNAGGPRCLKYGVTRHYVLGLETVLADGSIVKAGGRCHKNKTGFDLVGLMVGSEGLLGVVTQATLRLIPHPPMRAMLSAGFDTFAEAANAVQRILNAGFLPSALEIADKFTLRAARDYLGESVTPQGDAHLLVEIDGQEESVKGELLTLAKLVRELGCISLEEALGEEACERFWKLRREFSYSLRNTGLIKLNEDIVVPRSRLVDLVEFAEALQLECGFPIASFGHAGDGNIHVNIMVLSMDDPVLRARAEDALDKLFRQVIAWNGAITGEHGIGIAKGRWFPEALSEEARDMHSRLKKALDPKGILNPGKFVA, translated from the coding sequence TCTCGCCACCCACAGCACAGACAAATGGTTCGCATCCAACCCGCCGGAGGTGGTCGTGCATGCCGAGTCCACAGAGGATGTCTCGAAGGTGCTGAAGTACGCCAATGATCACGGCATCCCTGTCACTCCCCAGGGATCCCGGGTCGGATATGTAGGTGGCTGTGTGCCACTCCGCGGCGGCATCGCCCTGTCTTTGGCCAGGATGAACCGCATTGTGGAAATCAACATCGCCGATGGCGTGGCCGTGGTGGAGCCAGGTGTCATCACGGGGGAACTGCAGGCTGCCGTGCGCGAACTGGGCTGGTTTTACCCACCTGACCCCGCCAGCCTGAAGGAGTGCAGCCTGGGCGGAAACATTGCCACCAATGCAGGCGGCCCGCGCTGCCTGAAGTATGGTGTCACTCGACACTATGTGTTAGGCCTAGAGACAGTGCTGGCGGATGGCTCCATTGTGAAAGCAGGGGGCCGTTGTCATAAAAACAAGACGGGTTTTGACCTCGTGGGTCTCATGGTCGGCAGTGAAGGCCTCCTCGGCGTGGTCACCCAGGCCACCCTTCGCCTGATCCCGCACCCGCCCATGCGTGCCATGCTCTCGGCCGGTTTTGATACCTTCGCTGAAGCCGCCAATGCCGTGCAGCGCATCCTGAATGCCGGATTTTTGCCGAGTGCTCTGGAGATCGCCGATAAGTTCACTCTGCGTGCCGCCCGGGATTATCTTGGCGAATCCGTGACGCCACAGGGAGATGCGCATCTGCTGGTGGAGATCGACGGCCAGGAGGAATCCGTCAAAGGAGAGCTGTTGACGCTTGCGAAATTGGTTAGGGAGCTCGGTTGCATTTCCCTGGAAGAAGCACTGGGTGAAGAGGCATGTGAACGTTTCTGGAAACTGCGCCGTGAGTTCAGCTACAGCCTGCGCAATACCGGGCTCATCAAGCTGAATGAAGACATCGTGGTGCCCCGCAGCCGACTGGTGGACTTGGTGGAATTTGCCGAAGCTTTACAGTTGGAGTGCGGTTTCCCTATCGCCAGTTTTGGCCATGCGGGGGATGGCAATATCCACGTCAACATCATGGTCTTGAGTATGGATGACCCCGTGCTGCGTGCCCGTGCAGAAGACGCCCTGGATAAGCTGTTCCGCCAGGTCATCGCCTGGAATGGAGCCATCACCGGCGAGCATGGAATCGGCATCGCCAAGGGCCGCTGGTTCCCTGAAGCATTATCGGAGGAAGCGCGCGATATGCATTCGCGGTTGAAGAAAGCCCTGGATCCTAAGGGCATCTTGAACCCAGGCAAATTCGTCGCCTGA